Below is a window of Burkholderia cepacia DNA.
ATGGCGTGCTGCAGTTCCAGCGCGGCGCGGCCGACGACGCCGAAGCGTTGCTGCGCCAGTCGATCGCGATCGCCCCCGGCACGCGCGCTCTGTCGGATCTCGGCGCGATCGCCGGCGAGCGCGGCCGCGTCGGCGAGGCGCTCGAGCATTTCGCGGCCGCGTTGCGCACCACGCCCGACGACGTGCAGACGCTCGTGCGCCGCGGCAATACGCTGCTCGGATTGCGCCGCTACGACGACGCGCTCGCGTCGTTCGATCGCGCGCTCGCCGTATCGCCACTGGTGCTCGATGCGCTCTGCAATCGCGGCAGTGCGCTGCGTGCGCTGCGCCGCTTCGACGACGCACTCGATACCTACGATCGCGCGCTGATGGTCGACCCGCGTTCGTTCGAATCGTGGTTCAACCGCGGCCTCGTGTTGCGCGAACTGCAGCGGCCGGCCGAGGCGCTGCAGTGCTTCGAGCGCGCCAGCGCGATCCGGCCCGGTTTGGCCGCGATCATGGCCGAGCGCGGCCGCACGCTGATCGATCTCGATCGGCCGGGCGAGGCGCTCGACGCGTTCAACGAAGCGATCGCGGCCGATCCCGCGCGGATCGACGTGCTCTACAACAGCGCGGTCGCGCTCGAACGGCTCGGCCGCGCGGACGAAGCGCTGGCCCGCTGCGAGCGCGTGCTGGCGTTCGATCCGGATCATGTCCGCGCCCATGCGAGCCGCGGCAATGCATTGCTGCAGCTCAAGCGTCACGATGACGCGCTGGCCGCCTATGCGCGCGCGCTGGCGCTCGATCCGCATGCGGCGGAGACGTTGTGCAACCGCGGCACTGCGCTGCGTTACCTGAAGCGTTACGACGAAGCGCTGGCCAGCTACGACGCCGCGCTCGCGCGCGATGAGCGGTTCGCCGAGGCGTGGACCAACCGCAGCAGCGTGTTGCAGGACCTGCACCGCTACGACGAAGCGATGGCGTCGATCGACCGTGCGCTCGCGCTGCGTCCCGATCACGCGACGAACTGGCTCAATCGCGGCAACCTGCATTTCGAAACGGCGCGCACGGACGACGCGCTCGTCGCGTACGACCGCGCGATCGCGCTGCAGCCCGACTATGCCGAAGCGCATTTCGCGCGCGCGTCGCTGTATCTGATCGAAGGCGATTTCGCACGTGGCTGGCCCGAATACGAATGGCGGCTGCGCGACGCGCAGCTTGCGCGGCACTACCGGCCGTTCACGCAGCCGGCGTGGCAGGGCGACACGCCGCTCGACGGCCGGACGGTGCTGATTCATGCCGAGCAAGGGTTCGGCGACACGCTGCATTTCTGCCGCTACGTCCCGCTGGTGGCCGCGCGCGGTGCGCGGGTCGTGTTCGAGGTGCAGCCGCAACTGCGCGCGCTGATGGCGTCGCTGCCCGGGTCGGTCGACGTGATCGCGCGTGGCGAGCCGCTGCCGGCGTTCGATTGCCAGACGCCGCTGATGAGCCTGCCGCACGCGTTTCGCACCGACGAAGCCACGATTCCACGTGCCGGTGCCTATCTGCAGGCCGACCCGCAGCGCACGCGCCAGTGGGAAGCGCTGCTCGGCGACCGGCGCCGGCCGCGAATCGGGATCGCGTGGGCCGGCAATCCGGAACACCGGAACGATCACAACCGGTCGATCGATTTCTCGCGGCTCGCGCCGCTGTTCGATCTCGACGTCGACTGGATCAGCCTGCAAAAACCCGTGCGCGAACGCGACGCGGCGCTGCTCGCGGAGGCGCCGGTGCGCCGCGTCGACGAAGAACTCGGCGACTTCGCGGACACGGCCGCGCTGATCGGCGCGCTGGACCTCGTGATCGCGGTCGATTCCGCCGTCGCGCATCTGGCGGGTGCGCTGGGCCACGCGGTCTGGGTGCTGCTGCCCGATCCGGCCGAGTGGCGCTGGATGCGGACCCGCGGCGACAGCCCGTGGTATCCGTCCGCGCGGCTGTTCCGGCAGGCGGCGCCGGGCGACTGGACGGGCGCGATCGACGCGGTGCGTGCCACGATCGCGGCGATGACACGTTAGACACGACACACGATACGAACAGCGACAAGTGGGGGCCACACGATGACACCGAACGGGGAAGGGATGACACTCGCGAGCGCGCCGGTCGCGCCGGATCGCCGTCCGCCCGACACCGCGCAACTCGAACGGTTGCTCTTGCGGGCGCGCAAGGCGCACCACGACGGCGCGCTGCAGCATGCGGAACACGCGTATACCGAATTGCTGACGCTCGATCCCGAGCATCCGGAGGCGCTGCACCTGCTCGGCGCGGTGCGCTTCCAGCAAGGGCGCCTCGACGATGCCGAGCCACTGATGCGGCGCTCGATCGAGCGTCGGCCGGTGCCGCTCGCGCTCGCGAATTACGCGGCGGTGCTGACTGGCCTCGGGCGCGAGCACGACGCGCTCGCGCGGCTCGACGAAGCGCTCGCGATCAATCCGGTTCATCAGCGCGTGCTGTTCCAGCGCGCGGGCCTGCTCGCGCAACTCGCGCGGCACGACGATGCGTGTGCGGTCTACGACCGGCTGCTCGAGCTGACGCCCGGTTTTGCCGACGGCTATGTGAAGCGCAGCGACATGCTGCGCGCGCTTGGCCGTCACGACGACGCGCTCGCCGATTGCGATCGATCGGTCGCGCTGGCCGGGCGTTCGTTCGACGCGATGCGCGGGCGCGGTCTCGCGTTGCGCGAACTCGGGCACTTTCGTGATGCGGTCGACAGCTACGGCTACGCGCTTGCGCAGATGCCGGGCAGCGCCGAGGTGCTGTTCCTGCGCGGTGTCGCCTATCTCGACCTGAACGATCCCGTGCGTGCGCTCGCGGATTTCAATGCGGCAATCGCGGCGAGCCCGACCTTCGTCGATGCGATCTTCAACAGCTCGATCGCGCTCGAGCTGCTTGGCCGGCACGACGAGGCGCTCGTGCGCTGCGACCGCGTGCTCGCGATCGATCCGCGCCATGCGCGGGCGCTGGCGAACCGCGGCAACGCCGCCAGCCACCTGGAGCGCTATCGCGATGCGGCCGACAGCTATGCGCGCGCGCTTGACGCGGAACCGCGCAGCACCGGCGTGCTGTGCAACTACGCGAGCGCGCTGATGCGCATCGAGCGTCATGACGATGCGCGCGACATGTGCGACCGTGCGCTCGCGCTCGATGCGGGCTATGTGCCCGCGTGGTTCACGCGCGGCCGCGTGCAGCTTGAAACGCACCGCTACGAGGCCGCGCTCGACGATCTCGCGCGCGTGATCGACGCGACGCCGCGCGACAAGCTCGCGCACTTTCACAAGGGCAATGCGCTGCGCGCGCTGCGGCATCACGACGCCGCGCGGCAGGCGTATGCAGATGCGATCGAGATCGATCCCGACTACGTGCTCGCGCACTGCATGCGCGCGTTTCTGTGTTTGTCGATCGGCGATTTCGAAGCGGGCTGGGCCGAGTATGAATGGCGCTGGCGTGATACGCAGCTCGATGCGAGCCGGCGCACGTTCGCGCAGCCGCGCTGGACGCACGGGATGCCGCTCGACGGCAAGACGATCCTGCTGTACCCGGAACAGGGGCTCGGCGACACGCTGCAGTTCTGCCGTTATGTCCCGCTCGTGAAAGCGCTTGGCGCACGCGTCGTGCTCGAAGCGCCGGTCGAACTGAAGACGCTGTTCGCCACGCTCGACGGTGTCGATGCGCTCGTCGCGCGAGGTGAGCCGCTGCCACCGTTCGACCTGCATTGCCCGCTACTGAGCCTGCCGCTCGAGTTCCGCACGGACCTTGCGTCGATTCCGGCCGGCGCGCCATATCTCGCTGCCGACCCTATGCGTGTCGCGCAGTGGCGCGAACGGCTCGGTGTGGCGCCGCGGCCGCGTGTCGGTCTCGTGTGGTCAGGCAACCCGCTGCACCTGAACGACCGCAACCGCTCGATGACGCTCGCGGATCTGCTGCCGCTGTTCGACGACCGTTACGAGTGGATCAGCCTGCAGAAGGTGGTTCGCGACGAGGATCGCCCGGTGCTCGACGCGAGCGCGGTGCGTTTCGTCGGCGACGATCTTGCGGACTTCGCCGATACGGCGGCGCTGACCGCGCTGATGGACGGCATCGTCAGCGTCGATACGTCCGTCGCGCACCTCGCCGGCGCACTCGGCCGGCCGCTTGCGCTGATGATTCCGCATACGCCCGATTTCCGCTGGCTGCTCGAGCGGGACGACAGCCCGTGGTATCCGTCGGCGCGCCTGTACCGCCAGCCCGAGGGCGGGCAGTGGGCACCCGTCGTCGAGCGGATCGCGGCCGAGTTGCCGACGCTCGTCGGCGGAGGCGCGCGATGAGTGCGCGCCGCGAGGCCGCACCGTCGCCCGGTACCGGCGCCGGCTTCGGCGCAAGCGCCGTGCCGTTGCGCGCGGTGCTCGACGATGCGCTGCGCCAGGCGCGCGCGCGGCTCGAACTGCGTGATTTCGCGGGGGCCGGACGGCTCTACGAAGGCGTGCTGACGATGGCGCCCGACCATGTCGAAGCGCTGCACCTGCTCGGGCTCGTATATCTGCAGCTCGGCGATCCCGCGCGGGCGGAGCCGCTGATCGCGCGCTCGATGCGGTTCGGATTGAACCAGTCGTGGAATCTGGCGAACCACGCGGCGGCGCTGACCGGTGTCGGCCGTCATCGCGATGCGCTCGCGCTCGCCGATCGCGCACTCGCGGCCGATCCGGACCATGCGCCGTCGCATGCGGCACGCGGCGACGCGCTGCTCGCGCTCGCGCAATACGACGCGGCGCTCACGGCCTACGATCGGGCGCTCGTGCGGGAACCGGCACACGCAACGGCGTGGCGCAAGCGCGGCGAGACGTTGCGGTGGCTCGAACGGCCGGCCGATGCGTTGATCAGCATCGAGCGCGCGTTACGGATCGACCCGAACGATGCGGCCGCGAACCTCGAGCGCGGGCATGCGCTGCGAGCGCTCGGTCATCGCGAACAGGCGCTGCACAGCTATCAGCTCGCGATGGTCGCGCGCGGCAAGACACCGGAGATCGTCTACGCGTGCGGCGTCGTGATGACCGAACTCGGCCGCCCGGCCGATGCGCTCGCGTGTCTCGACGAAGGGCTCGCACGGCTGCCGAAAGACGAGCAGTTGCTGTACGCGAGTTGCGTCGCGCTGGATCTGCTGCATGCCCGCGACGAATTGCTGAAGCGCTGCGACCGGCTGCTCGCGCTGAATCGCGGCAACGTCGCGGCATGGGTCGGGCGCGGCAATGCGCTGCTCGGGCTCGAACGTCATGCGGAAGCCGCCCAGGCCTATGCGGAAGCACTGGCGCGCAAACCCGACGATATCGACGCGCGCCGCAACAGCGCGGCCGCGCTGCGTGCGCTTGGCCGGTTCGACGACGCGCTCGCCGATTACGATGCGGCGCTGGCGCTGACGGGCCCGCATGCGGAACTGCATTACAACCGCGCGCTCGCGCTGCAGCAGCTCGGCCGCTACGACGAGGCGCTCGCGAGCCATGCGGCGGCGGCGGCCGCGCCGGCGGACACGGCGCAGGCCCTGTTCACGCGTGCGCTCGCGCGCCAGCACCTCGGCGACGATGCCGCCGCGCTGACCGACTACGCCGATGCCTGCCGGCGCGATCCGAACCACGGCGCCGCGCGCCGTTCCGAGGCGTTTTGCCGGCTGCTGACGGGCGACTTCGACGCGGGCTGGCGGCAGCACGAGGCGCGCTGGGACGCGGCCGACGTGATGCTGCACCGGCGTCATGCGGACCGTCCGCTGTGGACCGGCGACGAACCGCTCGCCGGCCGCACGCTGCTGCTGCATGCGGAGCAGGGTTACGGCGACACGCTGCAGTTCTGCCGCTACGCGAGCCTGGCGCACGACGCGGGGGCGACCGTGATCGTCGAGGCACCGGCCGCACTCGGCGAACTGCTCGGCACGTTGCGCGGCGTGAGCCGGGTCGTCACCGAGGGACAGCCGATGCCGGCGTTCGACCTGCAGTGTCCGCTGATGAGCCTGCCGTTCGCGTTCCGCACGACGCTCGATACGGTGCCGGCCGACGTGCCGTACCTGCGCGCCGATGCGTCGCGGCGTGCCGCGTGGACGCAGCGCATCGACGCGTTAGCGCCGCCGGGCCGGCTGCGGGTCGGGCTCGCGTGGTCCGGCAATCCGCGCCATGCGAACGACGAGAACCGCTCGATACCGTTCGCGATGCTCGCGCCGCTCGTCGGGTGCGATGCGCCCGACGTGACGTTCGTGAGCCTGCAGCCGCAGGTGCGTGCACGTGATGCCGACGCGCTCGCCGCGAGCGGCGTGCTGCCGGTCGCGGACGCGTTGCGGGATTTCTCCGAAACGGCTGCGCTGGTCGACACACTGGATCTCGTGATCAGCGTCGACACGTCGGTCGCGCATCTGGCCGGCGCGCTCGGGCGGCCGGTATGGGTGCTGCTGCCGCGCGTGCCGGACTGGCGCTGGCTGCTCGAGCGCGACGGCAGCCCGTGGTATCCGGCCGCGACGCTGTTCCGGCAGGCGCGGCCGGGAGACTGGCCGGCCGTCGTCGGCCGAGTGGCCGACGCGCTCGGCACGGTGCGCCGCGACCGCACCGAGGCGGCGTGACCGGCCTTCCATGACAAAAGCTACGGACCTTTTCACGGCGGCCGGAATGGTCCGTAACAGTCGCCATGTCGCTGCCATTCGCGCTTCGTATGGTCTTCGGATTCCAGCGGCCTGTTTCGGGCGCAACGACATGTGCGGTGCCGGACCGGCGCCGCGCGCAAATTCCTAGCATCGGGGTGGCAAGAATGGCAGCACGCGCACGTACGGAACGGCAACTTCGCGCAACGGCCTCGCGGTCGGTCCTGAATTCGGAGCTGAGCCCGCTTTACCGGGCGGTCGTGCTGATGCTCGCGGCGGGCGTGTCCGCGCATGCGCATGCGGCGGGCATCACGAACCTCGGGCAGGCCACCGCGCGTGCGTCGGGTGGTGGCGCGGGCGGTGCCGGCGGCGTGCCGGGCATGCCGAATCTCGGCGTGTCGCCGCAGCAGGCGCTGCAGGCGAGCCAGCCGTCGATCCGCAACCTCGGTTATGCCGCGCACGCGATCGCCGCGCAGATCGCCGCGCAGCAGAATGCGGCGGCGGCCGCGGCGAAGCTGCCGCCGACCGTGCCGAACGGGCTCGCGCCGGGCGGGCTGCAGGTGGCGGCGGGCGCGACGGGCGATACGAACAATCCGGTTCTGTGGTTCAACGCGAACGCGCCGACGCAAAACACCGACGCGAGCGGCCACGTGAACGTCGACGTGAAGCAGACCGGGCAGAACGCGGTGCTGACGTGGGAGACGATGAACGTCGGCCGGCAGACGACGCTGAATTTCGACCAGTCGGGCGGCACGCAGACGAACGGCGCGAACAACTGGGCCGTGCTGAACCGGATCAACGATCCGAGCGGGCGGCCGAGCCAGATTCTGGGGAACATCACCGCGCAGGGGGCGGTGTATGTGATCAACCGGAATGGCGTGCTGTTCGGCGCCGGGTCGCAGGTGAACGTGCATTCGCTGGTGGCGTCGTCGCTCGACGTGCTGAACATGAACAACTACAACCAGGCCCTGTTGAACAGCGTGCCGGTTGTGACGGACAACAGTCTCGCGCAGGATGCGGCGGGGATTGTCGCGAGCAACAAGCAGTTCCTGAGCTTGCCGGCAGGAACGACGGGCGGGCTTGCGTATCCGGAGTCGGGCAGTTCGGGCGGGGTGAACGGCAACGGCCGGCTTCCGAACGAGGTGCTCGGTCTTGGCAACCAGGTCAACCTCACGTCGGCGAGCCAGTATCAGCCATGGGGTGACGTCACCATCGAGCAGGGTGCATCGATCACCACGCACGCGAACGGCAATGCGAGCGACGGCGGCTTCGTGATGATCGCCGCACCGAACGTGACGAACGCGGGACATATCAAGGCGACGGACGGGCAGGTGGTGCTGGCGGCAGGCGTCGGGGTGAGCCTGCGGCCCGCGGGTGGCCTGCAGATCAATCCGCAGGTGCTGCTGCCGGAACTCAGCGGAAAGATCACGCTGTTGGGCCCGAACGGCCAGATGACCGACATCACGCCGGCCGGAACGCTGACCAATACCGGCATCGTCGAGGCCGCGCGCGGCAACGTGAACCTGCTCGGCAGTCGCGTCGCGCAGAACGGCGTGGTAGGCGTGACGACGAGCGTCAATTCGCCCGGCGCGATCACGATTTCCACGGTCGACGAATATTCCTCCAACAATCCGACTGGGGCGGCCTATTTCGGGCAGGCGCTTCAGACGACGGATGGCACCGGTGGCGCCAACGACTCACACCGCGCCGGCCTGCTGAGCTTCGGCCCCGATTCGGTGACGACGGTGATGCCGGACGGCAACGGCCAGACGACGCCATCGACGCCCGGCGCGACCTTCACGCCGGGCAGCATCGGCATGACGGCCGGCTCGGTCTGGTTCCAGGGCGGCTCGCTGATCGAGGCGCCCGGTTCGAAGGTATCGGTCGCGGCGCTGACGCCGTCGGCATCGGGCGCCCAGGCGCCGGCCGGCCAGACCGCCGTGCCGGGCCGGATTTATGTCGACAGCGGCGCGACGATCGACGTGTCGGGCCTCGCGAACGTCGAGGTGCCGATCGGGCAGACGCTTGTGACGGTCGACCGTATCGGCCAGAATGAACTCGCCGATTCGCCGCTGCTGCGCAACGGGTTTCTGCTCGGATACAAGAATCTCGTGTTCGACAGCACGCTGACGGGCACGCGCAGCGATGGCGTGTCGTGGGTCGGCAGCCCGATCCTGAACCTGTCGGGCTATGTGAACCTGATTCCGCGCACAGTCGACCAGCTGCTGACCAATGGCGGCTCGATCACGCTGTCGGGCAACGAGGTGATGACCGCGACCGGCTCGTCGATGAACCTGAACGGCGGCTATGTGCATGTCGACGGCGGGATCGTCAACACAACGCGCTTGGTCGATGCGAACGGCGCCATCGTGCCGATCGGGCAGGCGAGTCCGTACGACACCTATGTCGGCATTGCCGGCCAATTCATCGAATCGCATCCACGCTGGGGCGTGACGAAGTCCTGGTACAACCCGCTGCAGACGTCGGGCGCCTATCAGGGCGACTACATCGTCGGCGGCAACGCGGGCACGCTCGATATCTCCGGGCTGCAGTCCACCGTGCTGGACGGTGACATCAGCGCGCAGGCGTTTGGCGGCGCGAAGCAGATGCAGGGCAACAGCCTGCCGCGCGGCGGGACGTTCAACCTCGGCGCCGATCCGAAACTTGACGGCGCCGCGCTGGTGCACCTGACGTCGAACAATAGCGAAGCTGCGTCGGGTACTGCGGGCCTTGTCGTATTGCAGGACAACGCGCCGCAACTCGCCGACATTGCGCCGGGTTTCTCGATCGATACGCCGCTCGACAAAACGGCGCTGCAGGCGCTGCCTGCGACTGATCCGCGCAATGTGCTGACGACCACCGTGGTGCCGGTCGCGACGTTGAACAATGGAGGCTTCGCGAACCTGAACGTCACCGAGGACAGGGCGGGCGGCAAGGGCGTCGTGGTATCGCAAGGCACGCAGCTGAATTTGCAGCCGGGTGGTTCGATTTCGCTTAACAGCCCGGTTCCTGGCGTCGACATCAAGGTCGAAGGCCGTCTGGTCGTGCCGTCGGGGTCGATCACGCTTTCAAGTGGCGGCAACGTCATCGTAGGGCCGCAAGGGGGGATCAGCGCCGCCGGTCAATGGGTGAACAACGACGTACAGGCAGCACCGGGCACGACGCCTGGCAACAGCCAGTTCATCAACGGCGGCACGATCTCGCTGTCGGCCGCGCAGTCCTCTCAAATCGTGAGCGGCGCCGGGTACATGGATACGACGGGGTCGATCCTGTTGCAGCCCGGCAGCGTACTGGACGTGTCGAGCGGTGGCGAGCTGCTGTCGAACGGCCAGATGCTGATGCAGAACGGCGTGCCGGCCGGGCGTGGCGGCAACGTGTTGTTGCAAACCTATGCGGCGATTCCGTTGAAACAGTTCGGTCACGTGACGGACGGCGGCACGAACCTCCCGACGACGCAGCCGGTGGCCGGGACGATTGCGATGGGCGGCACGATTCTGAGCGAAGGCTTTTCGGGCGGGGGCACGCTGACGCTGCAGGCGCTCGGGTTCCGGATCGGCGGCGACGCGGCGGCCGCGTCGCAGTGGGACGTGTATCTCCCCGAGAGCTTCTTTGCACGCCAAGGGTTCGGCAAGTACGTGCTGAACGCGTACTACGATGCGACCGTCGCGCCGGGCGCGATGGTGAGCGTCTCGCAACTGAACCGTATTCCTGATGCGGGTGCGCTGCAACAGGCGGGTACGGGCGCGAACCTGGCGACGGGCGGCCTGACGTCGATCGGCCAGCTCGACGCGTATCACCGGCAAGCGACGAACTTCGTGCTGACGGGCGGCAATGACTCGTCATGGCTGACGTCCGCGGCTGTGCGCCCGACGTACCCGGGCGTCACGGGTGCGGTCACGCTGTCGGAAGGCGCATCGATCCATGCGGATGCCGGTGCGAGCATCGGCCTTGGCTCGCCGGCGCAGGTCACGGTACTCGGCTCGATCGTCGCACCGGGCGGGTCGATCACGCTGAGCGCGGACGGGAACGGCACGTATGCGCAGGCCGGGCAGTTCAGCACCGGCTTCATGAGCCCGAGCCAGTCGGTCTGGCTCGGCGCGAATGCTTCGCTCGACGTATCGGGCACGGCATTGGCCAATCCGCTTGCGGCGCCGGTCAAGATTGGCGCGACGACGGTCGTGCCGAACACGGGCAAGGTGCTGGCGGGCGGCTCCGTCACGATGTCGAGCGATACGGGTTACGTGGTCGCGCAGTCGGGTTCGAAGATCGACGTATCCGGCACGTCGGCGACATTCGACCAGTTGCAGCCCAATGGCACATACGCGTCGCAGGCGGTGTGGAGCGACGCCGGCTCGATCACGCTGTCGGCGGCGAACGGGTTGTTCGCGGATGCGACGCTGGCCGGGCATCCGGGCGCCGTGCAGGCACGGGGCGGCACGCTGACGATCCTGCCGAGCCAGGCGAACCCTCAGAGCAACGGTTCGACCGCCACCGCGCTCGTCGTGCGGCAAGACGGTACATTCGTGCCCGCGGGCCTGATGCCCGGACAGAGTTTCTCGTCGGCGATCGATTCGACCACCGGCTTGCCGATCGGGCAGTCGAGCGGCGTCCTTCAGTTCGCGGCGGACCGGCTCGACGGGTCCGGCATCGCCAATCTGGTATTGGGCAGCGGCATACCGCCCAACGGTGCGCCATCAATACCGATCCTGTTTGCCGGCGACGTCACGCTGTCGTTGCCGGAATCCGTGACGTTGAACACGGGGCGCGTCGCCGCCATCGGCATGGGGCAACTGTCGT
It encodes the following:
- a CDS encoding tetratricopeptide repeat protein encodes the protein MSARREAAPSPGTGAGFGASAVPLRAVLDDALRQARARLELRDFAGAGRLYEGVLTMAPDHVEALHLLGLVYLQLGDPARAEPLIARSMRFGLNQSWNLANHAAALTGVGRHRDALALADRALAADPDHAPSHAARGDALLALAQYDAALTAYDRALVREPAHATAWRKRGETLRWLERPADALISIERALRIDPNDAAANLERGHALRALGHREQALHSYQLAMVARGKTPEIVYACGVVMTELGRPADALACLDEGLARLPKDEQLLYASCVALDLLHARDELLKRCDRLLALNRGNVAAWVGRGNALLGLERHAEAAQAYAEALARKPDDIDARRNSAAALRALGRFDDALADYDAALALTGPHAELHYNRALALQQLGRYDEALASHAAAAAAPADTAQALFTRALARQHLGDDAAALTDYADACRRDPNHGAARRSEAFCRLLTGDFDAGWRQHEARWDAADVMLHRRHADRPLWTGDEPLAGRTLLLHAEQGYGDTLQFCRYASLAHDAGATVIVEAPAALGELLGTLRGVSRVVTEGQPMPAFDLQCPLMSLPFAFRTTLDTVPADVPYLRADASRRAAWTQRIDALAPPGRLRVGLAWSGNPRHANDENRSIPFAMLAPLVGCDAPDVTFVSLQPQVRARDADALAASGVLPVADALRDFSETAALVDTLDLVISVDTSVAHLAGALGRPVWVLLPRVPDWRWLLERDGSPWYPAATLFRQARPGDWPAVVGRVADALGTVRRDRTEAA
- a CDS encoding tetratricopeptide repeat protein, which produces MTVEHRHDAHAGASGFDARGQRQSAAILSRAQNWHSAGRFDDAAREYLAVLENEPDNPQALHLYGVLQFQRGAADDAEALLRQSIAIAPGTRALSDLGAIAGERGRVGEALEHFAAALRTTPDDVQTLVRRGNTLLGLRRYDDALASFDRALAVSPLVLDALCNRGSALRALRRFDDALDTYDRALMVDPRSFESWFNRGLVLRELQRPAEALQCFERASAIRPGLAAIMAERGRTLIDLDRPGEALDAFNEAIAADPARIDVLYNSAVALERLGRADEALARCERVLAFDPDHVRAHASRGNALLQLKRHDDALAAYARALALDPHAAETLCNRGTALRYLKRYDEALASYDAALARDERFAEAWTNRSSVLQDLHRYDEAMASIDRALALRPDHATNWLNRGNLHFETARTDDALVAYDRAIALQPDYAEAHFARASLYLIEGDFARGWPEYEWRLRDAQLARHYRPFTQPAWQGDTPLDGRTVLIHAEQGFGDTLHFCRYVPLVAARGARVVFEVQPQLRALMASLPGSVDVIARGEPLPAFDCQTPLMSLPHAFRTDEATIPRAGAYLQADPQRTRQWEALLGDRRRPRIGIAWAGNPEHRNDHNRSIDFSRLAPLFDLDVDWISLQKPVRERDAALLAEAPVRRVDEELGDFADTAALIGALDLVIAVDSAVAHLAGALGHAVWVLLPDPAEWRWMRTRGDSPWYPSARLFRQAAPGDWTGAIDAVRATIAAMTR
- a CDS encoding tetratricopeptide repeat protein produces the protein MTPNGEGMTLASAPVAPDRRPPDTAQLERLLLRARKAHHDGALQHAEHAYTELLTLDPEHPEALHLLGAVRFQQGRLDDAEPLMRRSIERRPVPLALANYAAVLTGLGREHDALARLDEALAINPVHQRVLFQRAGLLAQLARHDDACAVYDRLLELTPGFADGYVKRSDMLRALGRHDDALADCDRSVALAGRSFDAMRGRGLALRELGHFRDAVDSYGYALAQMPGSAEVLFLRGVAYLDLNDPVRALADFNAAIAASPTFVDAIFNSSIALELLGRHDEALVRCDRVLAIDPRHARALANRGNAASHLERYRDAADSYARALDAEPRSTGVLCNYASALMRIERHDDARDMCDRALALDAGYVPAWFTRGRVQLETHRYEAALDDLARVIDATPRDKLAHFHKGNALRALRHHDAARQAYADAIEIDPDYVLAHCMRAFLCLSIGDFEAGWAEYEWRWRDTQLDASRRTFAQPRWTHGMPLDGKTILLYPEQGLGDTLQFCRYVPLVKALGARVVLEAPVELKTLFATLDGVDALVARGEPLPPFDLHCPLLSLPLEFRTDLASIPAGAPYLAADPMRVAQWRERLGVAPRPRVGLVWSGNPLHLNDRNRSMTLADLLPLFDDRYEWISLQKVVRDEDRPVLDASAVRFVGDDLADFADTAALTALMDGIVSVDTSVAHLAGALGRPLALMIPHTPDFRWLLERDDSPWYPSARLYRQPEGGQWAPVVERIAAELPTLVGGGAR